One part of the Cryptomeria japonica unplaced genomic scaffold, Sugi_1.0 HiC_scaffold_66, whole genome shotgun sequence genome encodes these proteins:
- the LOC131045885 gene encoding pathogenesis-related thaumatin-like protein 3.8, with amino-acid sequence MAKVSDLALLLVAGMAISLYIQEARAVKFDIKNQCGYTVWAAGLPGGGQQLTQGQTWTVNLAAGTQSARFWGRTGCSFDASGKGTCQTGDCGGQLSCTVSGAVPATLAEYTQSDQDYYDVSLVDGFNIPLSINPTNAQCTAPACKADVNAVCPAELKVAGGCKSACVAFQTDQYCCTGSYTNSCPATNYSMIFKQQCPQAYSYAKDDTATFACPSGTDYTIVFCP; translated from the exons ATGGCAAAAGTATCAGATCTTGCGCTTCTTCTTGTGGCTGGAATGGCCATATCTCTTTACATTCAAG AGGCGAGAGCAGTTAAGTTTGATATAAAGAACCAGTGCGGGTACACAGTGTGGGCGGCGGGATTACCCGGAGGAGGGCAGCAGCTGACCCAGGGTCAGACATGGACGGTTAATTTGGCGGCGGGGACACAGTCGGCAAGATTCTGGGGTCGAACCGGCTGCTCTTTCGATGCGAGCGGCAAAGGAACCTGTCAAACCGGTGACTGCGGCGGCCAACTGAGCTGCACAGTCTCGGGAGCTGTTCCCGCCACGCTGGCCGAGTACACTCAGAGCGACCAGGACTATTACGACGTGTCGCTAGTGGACGGCTTcaatattcctctttccatcaacccTACCAATGCACAGTGCACTGCCCCTGCATGCAAAGCCGACGTGAACGCTGTGTGCCCTGCTGAATTGAAGGTTGCCGGCGGATGCAAGAGTGCCTGCGTTGCCTTTCAAACAGACCAGTATTGCTGCACTGGCAGCTATACCAACAGCTGTCCTGCGACAAACTACTCAATGATATTCAAGCAGCAGTGCCCTCAGGCCTACAGTTATGCCAAGGACGATACGGCCACATTCGCTTGCCCCTCCGGTACAGACTACACTATTGTATTCTGTCCCTAG